In Triticum urartu cultivar G1812 chromosome 6, Tu2.1, whole genome shotgun sequence, the following proteins share a genomic window:
- the LOC125514151 gene encoding putrescine hydroxycinnamoyltransferase 1-like yields the protein MYPGSALRVVESCLVTPSDETPREGLWLSALDLVLANRGHTPLVHVYSASDVAAADGFFNVAKLKKSMAKALVPFYPLAGRLGADRDGRVEIDCNGEGALFVVARSDRTVEAFSGPTPSSELTKLFCPRVQPSSIMLAAQVTFLKCGGVVLGTAVHHAAVDGSSAFHFIGTWARYCRDGESAVIELPCHDRALLRARSPPAILPETVSMFCSKLAMHEHESSVLATKVFAISGDQLCALKRHCGGASTFCAVSALVWQCVCIARQLDPDATTRMNFPVDIRHRLKPRLPGRYFGNGVVNLFATAAVKDVVSETLASVASRVKATTEQLDNELLRSAVDYFEMEAAKGGRPEDRGNLPETELRVNSWFHLPIYDADFGWGKPRLMTRAETVRGGWVYVMAGCDDGSARVLISLEAATLKKFERALAVCGVQTSIVHARL from the coding sequence ATGTACCCGGGATCGGCATTACGGGTGGTAGAGTCTTGCCTCGTAACGCCGAGCGACGAGACGCCGCGGGAAGGGCTCTGGCTCTCCGCGCTGGACCTGGTGCTGGCCAACAGAGGCCACACGCCTCTCGTCCACGTCTACAGCGCCAGCGACGTCGCCGCCGCGGACGGCTTCTTCAACGTGGCCAAGCTCAAGAAGTCCATGGCCAAGGCGCTGGTGCCCTTCTACCCTCTCGCAGGCCGCCTCGGTGCGGATCGTGACGGCCGCGTCGAGATCGACTGCAACGGCGAGGGCGCGCTCTTCGTGGTAGCCCGCTCTGATCGCACCGTCGAGGCCTTCAGCGGCCCCACGCCGTCGTCGGAGTTGACGAAGCTGTTCTGTCCTCGCGTTCAGCCGTCGTCCATTATGTTGGCAGcacaggtcaccttcttgaagtGTGGAGGTGTGGTCCTAGGGACAGCGGTGCACCACGCCGCCGTGGACGGCTCCAGCGCGTTCCATTTCATTGGGACGTGGGCAAGGTACTGCAGGGACGGCGAGAGCGCCGTGATAGAGCTCCCGTGCCACGACCGCGCCCTCCTCCGCGCGCGCTCCCCGCCCGCCATCCTCCCCGAAACCGTCTCCATGTTCTGCAGCAAGCTAGCCATGCACGAGCACGAGTCGTCCGTCCTCGCGACCAAGGTCTTCGCCATCTCCGGTGACCAACTATGCGCCCTCAAGCGCCACTGCGGCGGCGCTAGCACATTCTGCGCCGTGAGCGCCCTCGTGTGGCAGTGCGTATGCATCGCCCGCCAGCTGGACCCGGATGCCACAACGCGCATGAACTTCCCGGTGGACATCAGGCATCGCCTTAAGCCGCGGCTCCCGGGTCGCTACTTCGGCAACGGGGTCGTGAACTTGTTCGCCACCGCCGCGGTGAAGGACGTCGTGTCGGAGACGCTGGCCTCCGTCGCGAGCAGGGTGAAGGCCACGACGGAGCAGCTCGACAACGAGCTGCTGAGGTCGGCTGTGGACTACTTCGAGATGGAGGCGGCGAAGGGCGGCCGGCCGGAGGACAGGGGAAACCTGCCGGAGACGGAGCTGCGGGTGAACAGTTGGTTCCATCTGCCCATATATGACGCGGACTTCGGGTGGGGGAAGCCGCGGCTGATGACGCGGGCGGAGACTGTGCGCGGCGGCTGGGTGTACGTGATGGCTGGCTGCGACGATGGCAGCGCGCGCGTGCTAATCTCTTTGGAGGCGGCAACTCTCAAGAAGTTCGAGCGCGCGCTTGCTGTATGCGGAGTTCAAACCAGCATAGTACATGCTAGGTTGTGA